In Ascaphus truei isolate aAscTru1 chromosome 2, aAscTru1.hap1, whole genome shotgun sequence, the genomic stretch ATATTCTTGTCCATGTGAAGGTAAAACATCCAGTGTCATCAAGAGGCAATGGTGGGAGAAAATAAGAGTAGCTGTGTCGGGATGTGGACGCCAGCAACGATCCCACGACAACTGTCGAAAACGCTTCGACGACATAAAGCAGAAATTGAAGAAAAAAATCCAGCAAGGAATCTTGCACGCCTCAGCAACTGGCGGAGGTCCTGCAGCGGAGCAATTCATAGCGTGTCCCTTGGAGGAGCAGCTTGCTGCAAAACTAACATCATTACAGATTGCTGGTGTGAACGGAGATTTGGACATTGGCGTGTATGAACATGTGTATCCGGAAGGTTTGTGAAAATGATACGTATCTAAGCTGTGTCAAATGTGTGTATTGTGTACATGTTCTCAGAGATGTGTAAATGGCATTCAATGTCACAAAAGTGTTTCCCTAAATGTTGTCAGTGTTGGCTAACATTAACATTGCATTACACATGCCTATCATTACCCTACTAACCTAGTATACAGAGTGTGAAACATAAATACAGAAATAGAGGCACATCCTTACCACATTCCAACAGGCAAACTTATCCCAATGTGCAGCTATTAGTTAAACCGTAAAGGAGGATGTGTATGTTTTCATCCTAACATGTCACCACTGTGTAACATGTTGAGCATGCTATGTCCATGTAAGTGACGTACTAAATGTTCTGTACTGGACGCATGGCATGTGTCATCTACACTTTAATTCCGTTTTCTTCACAGTGTGTCCCGCTTCACCAATTGCAGAAGACACTATGAACATGGATCCTGAATTTAGTTATGAGACGCCCGCATGTCATTCACATACCTCCATGCCTGTTGAAGAAGGTGAGAGCTTCACAATACAAcagaatgaatgtgtgtgtgtgtgctgcaaacAAATCGGTCTGTAGATTGTGAAACATGCAAGACTGCCAATGTACACGTGTTTCACACTGTTACCGACTGAGTGCAACACTGTAGCAAGTACATGTCAAATGGACAGGTCCATAACACTATCAAGTGGTCTGCAGTGTGAGGTGGCTTCCTTTACAGTAATGTTCAAGGCCAATTTATATGGAGGAAGGACCCATTGGATTAATATCCCCAGGGTTTACTGACCAAAGCATTCCTTTTATATGTGTTCTGCATGCACTGTCACAGTTCTGGTGTTCTGCATTACACGAAGTATTGTACTGGAAATAATGAGGAGCACATGTTTACCTTATGTGTACATGAAGTGCATAAGTGTATG encodes the following:
- the LOC142488823 gene encoding uncharacterized protein LOC142488823; protein product: MGKESLRAAGGPDRAAGKTSSVIKRQWWEKIRVAVSGCGRQQRSHDNCRKRFDDIKQKLKKKIQQGILHASATGGGPAAEQFIACPLEEQLAAKLTSLQIAGVNGDLDIGVYEHVYPEVCPASPIAEDTMNMDPEFSYETPACHSHTSMPVEEDKIIVRSLSPSIRPCTNVPEQNACSNSTKEQTHDADVGLQQHLLGFERCEEKLMLIHRERHEQLMGVQGEMLAEMREIKEIMRNTN